The genomic segment TTTTATGTTCAACCTCATCCTCCTCTTCTATTTCATACAACTCGCCTGTTGCAATATTGTATTCGAGATGAAACACTTTGGGTTCGCGCCGGGGGGCAGTCCGTGCAGCAGTCCTTTGCTCCTCCTCCTTCTCCTCCTCTTCATCCTTTTCCTCCTCCTGAAGCTCCTCCTCTTCATCCTTTTCTTCCTTATCTAGCTCCTCTTCCTTCTCCTTTTCTTTTTCTTCTTCTACATCAACCATCATCGTGCTGGTAACCTTAAACCTGAAATAGCGGTCATCCCTCACAAATTCGGGATCGATGTCGGGAAGGTTCTGGTGGTCATAGGGATCTTTGGTAATGAGGGTGAGCTGACGTGCCATCTCATGGTTGTCAAACAGGTGGTCCCTGGATTGCCTCTCCAGGTCGACCAGGTAATAGAAAGTGCCCTGGGATGTTTTGTAGTTGTACCAGAACTTGTCGCCCGTCTTAAGCCAGTTTGGCGTAACACGGGTACTGAATACCATCCGCTGGAGCTTGGTGGGCGAAAAACGCTCTGCCAGGCGATAATTGGCGGTTGACACGGGCTCATTTTGCCCGCTAACAGCAGCTGCCATACTAAACAGCATACATGCAAGCACATAGGTGATCAGAGAGTGGTTCAGGCGCATAATAATCAGGTATGGTTAGTCTTTGAGTTGATTTGGGACTGCTATAATAGAAAAAATAAACCAATTTTCGGGTGTGGTTCACAATATTTAGCAGACAGGCCGGGCAGAAATCCATGAACACAGGTGCCTCGAAAACCTTCTCTTTCTTGCCGTCGGGCATGACATATTACTGCTTTACTCCTGCTCTGAATGCAGGTACCTCGAAAACAGGTCCCTGATGCCGGCAGGCTCGCCAATGACTGTGATAATATCCCCCTCCCGGAGAATGGTGTCTCCACGGGGAGAGAATATTTTATCCCTGCGCTGAAGAAGAGCTACGAGAACATCGCCCGGAAGCCTTACATCCTTCAGGGCCTTGTCGATAAACACTTCACGCGGAGTTCCCTTTTCAAGTTGCAGGGAGATATACCGGTCGTTATGCAGCAGGTATTCCTTTATTTCCCGCTGGTTTTCAATTGATGTTATATCTTCAACGAAGCGGTCTCTTTCCACGATGTCCATCAGCCGCGAAAGCATCCTCAACTGCTGTTTGAGCTTGTTGCCGGGACTAATCATGAAAAAGAGCACCCTGATATTGTCTTCTGAGCTTATCTCTCCTTTGGCCACAGGCTTTCTCACACCCCTGAGCGAAGTTACAATATGCAGGTACGGCTTGTCAATATTACCGGCCCTGGCATAGAGGATCGACACCCTCGGTATGGTCAGGGCCGGGTCGATACCGGTTACCGCAAGAAACTCACGTTTAACGCTTCGGGTGTCAAGACCGTCAATATCTTTTGCAAAACAGGAAGTTACATCGCCAATAAGTGAACGGAAAGCCACTCTCTTTCTATGCAGCCGGGTGATGCCTGCCTGAACGACCATTTCCCCGAAAGGGTCGCCATCCCGTAACCCTTTTTCTTTAAGTATGTGCAGAAACTCGTTTTCAAGTTGCTTATGCTCCTTTTTTCCTAGTATGGCAAACCAGTGGAATATCGCCCCCTCCCTCTTAATCCTGCTCCTTGCATAATACCAGTACCAGGCCACCGCGGCACCGGCAACCCCCATTGTGAACAAGCCAGGCCCCCATCCCATGTATATTATCAGGAAAAAAGAACTCAATATACCGAATATCTGTATCCATGGGTACAGTGGTGACAGGTAACCAGGGTCGTAAGCTTCAATCCGGCTGTTTCGCATTACTATCACAGAAGCATTTACCAGAATGAATATCAGAAGCTGAAAACTGCTGGCAAGCTTTGCGATATCGCTTTCGCTCAACATTGTTATGACTGCCAGCATTACCGCGGCCGTTACAAGAACTGAGACCACAGGGGTGTTGAACCTGCCTGTTCTGGCAAACATGTCCGGAAAAAGCCTGTCCCTGGCCATGGCCAGCGGGAAACGCGAGGCAGTCATCAGTCCGGCATTCCCTGTCGAAGCAAATGCGCTAACGGCCGCGAAAACCACAAGAAATGTGCCCGTTTCAGGTGATACAAGTGAAAAGACATGTTGTGCCGCGGTGGATGCCGGAGCAAGGTCATCCAATAACTGCCCCGGGGGGATGACCCCAACCATGATAAAGACACCCACTACATATATAACTGTCGTAAGCAGCAGCGACAGGATCATGCCAAGAGGTATGTTACGCTCAGGATTCTTTATCTCCTCCGACATACTCGCAATCTGGGTCAGTCCCAGGTAGGAAACAAACACCAGTCCGGTAGTAATCATCAGCCCTTCAAATCCGTTTGGAAGGAAAGGGGTGTAGTTTTCAAGGTATAA from the Marinilabiliales bacterium genome contains:
- a CDS encoding amino acid permease, producing the protein MKKSQLNRELGLIDIISLSTGAMISAGFFLLPGIAASQAGPSVFLAYLLAAFLILPAMFSMAELASATPKAGGAYFFIDRSLGPLFGTIGGIGNYLALIMKTSFALVGIGAYAVLFFDMPVRLTAIVFLMVFTVMNILGIKKTTGIQKVFVLLLVVILVFFAAEGLREIFFTPQSRLYLENYTPFLPNGFEGLMITTGLVFVSYLGLTQIASMSEEIKNPERNIPLGMILSLLLTTVIYVVGVFIMVGVIPPGQLLDDLAPASTAAQHVFSLVSPETGTFLVVFAAVSAFASTGNAGLMTASRFPLAMARDRLFPDMFARTGRFNTPVVSVLVTAAVMLAVITMLSESDIAKLASSFQLLIFILVNASVIVMRNSRIEAYDPGYLSPLYPWIQIFGILSSFFLIIYMGWGPGLFTMGVAGAAVAWYWYYARSRIKREGAIFHWFAILGKKEHKQLENEFLHILKEKGLRDGDPFGEMVVQAGITRLHRKRVAFRSLIGDVTSCFAKDIDGLDTRSVKREFLAVTGIDPALTIPRVSILYARAGNIDKPYLHIVTSLRGVRKPVAKGEISSEDNIRVLFFMISPGNKLKQQLRMLSRLMDIVERDRFVEDITSIENQREIKEYLLHNDRYISLQLEKGTPREVFIDKALKDVRLPGDVLVALLQRRDKIFSPRGDTILREGDIITVIGEPAGIRDLFSRYLHSEQE